The Impatiens glandulifera chromosome 3, dImpGla2.1, whole genome shotgun sequence genome contains a region encoding:
- the LOC124932608 gene encoding AP-3 complex subunit sigma-like isoform X2, whose translation MIRAVIVMNNQGKPHLVKFYDYQPAKKQHELIRSIYTVLCSRTENVSNFIRADPVFGPDAKLVYNNFSTLYLVFVFDNTESELAMLDLMQVFVEILGKCFSKVCELDIVFNFNKVHAILDEIVLGGQVLETNSSVVVKAVEEISRCMRF comes from the exons ATGATACGAGCAGTAATAGTAATGAATAATCAAGGCAAGCCTCATCTTGTCAAATTCTACGATTATCAG CCTGCGAAGAAGCAACACGAGCTCATCCGGAGTATCTATACAG TTCTGTGCAGCAGGACTGAGAATGTGAGCAACTTCATCCGCGCAGATCCTGTTTTTGGACCA GATGCTAAGCTTGTCTATAACAACTTCTCAACACTGTACCTTGTCTTTGTATTTGATAACACTGAAAGTGAACTGGCAATGCTAGATCTGATGCAAG TTTTTGTGGAGATTCTGGGCAAATGTTTTAGCAAAGTATGTGAACTCGACATTGTGTTCAATTTCAACAAG GTGCATGCGATTCTAGATGAGATTGTGTTAGGAGGTCAAGTTCTTGAGACAAATTCTTCTGTTGTTGTGAAGGCTGTTGAAGAAATTTCCAG gTGCATGCGATTCTAG
- the LOC124932608 gene encoding AP-3 complex subunit sigma-like isoform X1, whose translation MIRAVIVMNNQGKPHLVKFYDYQPAKKQHELIRSIYTVLCSRTENVSNFIRADPVFGPDAKLVYNNFSTLYLVFVFDNTESELAMLDLMQVFVEILGKCFSKVCELDIVFNFNKVHAILDEIVLGGQVLETNSSVVVKAVEEISRHANLFHIVFMIRPIFLFTS comes from the exons ATGATACGAGCAGTAATAGTAATGAATAATCAAGGCAAGCCTCATCTTGTCAAATTCTACGATTATCAG CCTGCGAAGAAGCAACACGAGCTCATCCGGAGTATCTATACAG TTCTGTGCAGCAGGACTGAGAATGTGAGCAACTTCATCCGCGCAGATCCTGTTTTTGGACCA GATGCTAAGCTTGTCTATAACAACTTCTCAACACTGTACCTTGTCTTTGTATTTGATAACACTGAAAGTGAACTGGCAATGCTAGATCTGATGCAAG TTTTTGTGGAGATTCTGGGCAAATGTTTTAGCAAAGTATGTGAACTCGACATTGTGTTCAATTTCAACAAG GTGCATGCGATTCTAGATGAGATTGTGTTAGGAGGTCAAGTTCTTGAGACAAATTCTTCTGTTGTTGTGAAGGCTGTTGAAGAAATTTCCAGGCATGCAAATCTCTTTCACATTGTTTTCATGATCAGaccaatttttctttttacatCATGA